The genomic DNA TTTCGCCAACACCAACGAGGTCGACGCCGGCTTCGACCTGATCGACCTGTCGGACAATACCACCGCCTTCCAGCTGGAAGTGAACCTGAACGCCCAGAACAATCCGCTGATCCTGATCGACCAGAACCAGGTCCTGCCGACCATGATCGAGATCGACGGCATCATCGGCACGCAGGCCAGCGACACCATCATGGGCGATGTGACGGACAACTGGCTGATCGGTGCCGGGGGTGCCGACGCCTTCGAGGCCGATGTCGCAGCCCGCCTGAACGGCGCACAGGAGGCCATTCTGGCCGAGCGTGGCGGCAACGACGTCATCATCGGCGGCGCAATCCGTCTGGATGCGCTGATCGGGGCCTACGGCAAGATGGTTGACGGCAGCTTCGTGGCCGACGCCTACAACACCGCCTATAGTCTGATCGGCGCCAACCACCGGGTCGCCGCAGACGCCAGCCTGATCGGCGGTTTGCTGAACGGGACCGCAACCGCGGGCCTCTATGCCCTGCATTTCACCGAGATGCTGCGGTCGGCACAGTTCAAGAACCTGATCCTTGGCAGCGCCGCCAACGAGGTCGGCGATCTGGGCAATGATCTGGCAAGCAATCCCCTGAAGATGCTGGATACCAGCAACGACAGCGTCCAGTTCTCGGGCAACTTCGAGGATTACAGCGTGGTGGCCGTCGATATCAATGGCAACGAAGTGGTGGACCGCGTTGCCGATTACGACAGAATCGTCGGCGTCCGGCTGACGGACAACGGCACGGCCAGCACCGACCCCGCCCTGACCCGGGCGGCGACGGACGGAACCGACCTGGTCGTCAGCGTCGAGACCTTCCGGTTCGCCGATGGCCCCCTGTCCCTGCAGGAGCTGCTTGGGGTGAACTTTCCACCTGTCCTGAACAACGACCGCATCGTTGCCGGAGACGCCAGCTTCGACGTCCCGACCTGGGCGCTGACCGCCAACGACACCGATCGCGACGGCGATCCGATCGTGGTCACCGACACCTACAACGCCAACGGCCTCACCACCGCGGGACCGACGGATGGCCTGATCAGCGTGACTGACATCGAGGGCGGCACCAACGCCTTCCGCTACCACGTGACAGACGGCCAGTCGGCCCGCGTCAGCGTCATCTTCCAGCCAGGGAACATCATCACGGGCGCCAACGTCGATGACATCTTGGTCGGTACGGCTGCTGCGGATGTACTGAACGGCAACCGTGGCAACGACCTGATCTTCGCCGGGGCCGGCGACGACTCCATGGTCTGGTTCGCGAATAGCCCGAATGCCGTCGCGACCGACGGCCACGATTTCTTCGATGGCGGCGATGGCACCGATACCTTCACGATCAACGGCAACGGCACCGCCGAGACCTACCAAATCCTGACCTCCACGGTCGCCGCTGGCCTTGGGTTCAGCCCGCTCTATGCCGGGACAGAGATCGTCGTCGTCCGCGACGGCCAGATCATCGCCGAACTCGACAACATCGAGGAGATCGTGCTCAACACGACGAATCTGGCGGCAAATGTCGGTCTGGGTCAGGGCACCACGACCATCCCGGGCACGACCGGCGACACCATCGTCGTCGCGGGTGAATTCGGTGCCACCAGTCTGGCCTACAACACGATCCACGTGAACGGGTCGGAGGCGCATGACACCGTGGACATCAGCGGGCTCACCTCGGCGCATCGCATCGTGTTCGACACGCAGGGCGGCAACGACAGCGTCATGGGGCCGGTACGTCCACAGGACGTCATCATGCGCCCGGCTGGCGACGGCCCGGTGCAGCCAGAGACCGGAAATGACGACCAGGATGAGTACGAGGATGACACCGAGACCGGCCACGAGGCAGATCAGGGTGGGGATCAGGGCAACGTCCAGGGCACGGGCGACGACAGCAGTCCCCCTGCCGCTCCCGACGCCGATCCGATGATCCTCACCGGCACCGACGCCTCCGAGACTCTGGTGACCGAGACCGGGGCGGATCATGTGTTTGGCGGCGGCGGCGATGACAACATCATCACGGGTGCTGGGGCGGACATGGTCTTTGGCGACGGCGGGAGTGACCGGATCTTTGCCGGCGACGGGGCGGATTACGTCACCGGCGGGGCCGGAACGGATCTGGTCTTCGGCGGGGCCGGCGACGATACCTTCGTGGCGACTTATAGCGACGGCGATGACATCTATCATGGCGACGGTTTGGGGGGTGACAGCGGGTCGGACACGCTGGACATGGCGGCGATCAAGCTGGCCGTCACGGTCGATCTGGGGACCGACGGCAACAGCCGCGGCAGTGCCTACAGCGGCTGGACCGGGACCGATATCCTTTACGACATCGAGAATGTCGTGACCGGGTCCGGCGACGATGTCATCACCGCAAGCACGGCCGTCAACGTGATCGACGGCGGGGCGGGCATGGATATCTTCCGCTTTACCAGTGCGGCGGCGGCGGACGGCGACACATTGTCGAGTTTCCAGCCCGGCGACACCATCGATCTGTCGCAGATCGACGCGATGGCCGGACAGGCCGGGGATCAGGCCTTCACCATCACCAGCGGCGCGCTGACCGGTGCGGGGCAACTCCTGATCTCGGAGGAGGTGCGCGACGGCCAGACCTTCACCTTGGTGCAGGGCACGGCGGACGATGACGCAGAGGCCGACTTCACCATCGCGATCCGCGGATCGCATCACCTGACCGCGGGCGACTTCAGCCTGTGATCCCGCAGGCCCCGGGCGGCGTCACGCCGCCCGGGGCCCTACACGTCAGTCACATCACCTGAGGGGAAGCGTCATGCGCGCAGGGGACACCAAAGACCACATCAAGATGAAGCAGGTGCAGAAGATCACCGCCGGGCTGAAGTCCGTGCTGGTCTATATCTTCGGTCTGTCGGGGATCATCAACATCCTGGCCCTGACCGGGTCGATCTACATGCTGCAGATCTATGACCGCGCGCTGGGCAGCGGCAGCATTCCGACACTGCTGACGCTGTCGGCGCTGGCGATCGGGCTCTACCTGTTCCAGGGGCTCTTCGACATCCTGCGCTCGCAGCTGCTGGTGCGGGTCGGGGCGCGGCTGGACCGGCAGATCGCCCCCCTCGCCCACCGCGTCGTCGTCGACATGCCGCGCTTTGGCTACAGCACCGCCGAGGCGCTGGAGCGGGGCCGCGACGTCGATACGGTGCGCGCCTTCCTCGGCAGTCAGGGGCCGGTCGCGATCTTCGACATTCCCTGGATGCCGGTCTTTCTGATCTTCGTCTACATGCTGCACCCGCTTCTGGGCGCGCTGACGCTGGGCGGCATGGTCGTGCTGGCGATGATCGCCGTCGTCACCGAACTGCTGACCCGCCGCCTGACCGGGGCCACGCAGGCGGCCGTGATCGCGCGCAATGCCATCGCGGAATCCAACGCCCGCAACGCCGATGTCATCAAGGCGATGGGCTTTGCCGGCCGCGCGGTGGAGCGGTTCACCGCGGCCAACCGCGACCATCTGGACCTGCATACCAAGGCCAACGACATCTCGGGCACCTTCGGCGCGCTGTCGCGGGTGCTGCGGATGATCCTGCAGTCCGCGCTGCTGGGTCTGGGCGCCTATCTGACCATCACCGGCGATCTGTCGGCGGGGGCGATCATCGCCTCGTCCGTCGCCTCGTCGCGGGCGCTGGCGCCCATCGACATGGCGATCGGCAACTGGAAGCAGGTCGTGGGCGCCCGCGCCGCCTTTGCCCGCCTGAAGGAGACGGCCATCGCCCTGGCCAGCGCCCCCGCCCCGCTGTCTCTGCCCACACCGGTCGGATCCCTGCGGCTGGACGCGATCACCGTGGCCGCCCCCGGATCGGGCCGGGTGCTGCTGGCGGATGTCACGATGGAACTGGTGGCCGGTCAGGCGCTGGGGATCATCGGGCCGTCGGGCAGCGGCAAGACGACGCTGGTCAAGGCGATGACCGGCATCATGCCGGTGCTGCGCGGGGCGGTCCGCCTTGACGGCGCCGACCTGCCCCAGTGGCCCGAGGCCGAACTGGGCCGCTACACAGGCTATCTGCCGCAGGACGTCAGCCTGATGGACGCCACGATTGCCGAGAACATCGCGCGCTTTGCCGAACATCTGGACATGACGGCGATCGTCGCGGCAGCGCTGGCCGCGGGCGTGCACGAGATGATCGTGAAGATGCCCGACGGCTACCAGACGCGTCTGGGGGCGGGCGGCATCGCCCTGTCGGGCGGTCAGCGGCAGCGGATCGCACTGGCCCGCGCGCTTTACGGCGACCCGTTCCTGGTGGTGCTGGACGAGCCGAACTCCAACCTCGACACCGAGGGCGAGGCGGCCCTGACCGAAGCGGTGGCCAAGGTGCGCGCGCGCGGCGGCATCGTCGTCGTCATCGCGCACCGCCCTACGGCGCTGGCCGCGGTCAACATGGTCGCCGTCGTGCAGGGCGGGCGTCTGACCGCCTTCGGCCCGAAGGACGACATCATCGGGCCCAAGCCCGTCCCGCAACCCGCAGCAGACCGACCCGCAGCAGACAGGCCCGCCACAGACAGGCCCGCGGCGGCAGAGCCGCAGCCGATGGTCCTGCAACCGGCACACCGGGTGACGGCATGATCAAGGTCAAGAAGACACGGTCCGATGCGGATCAGAAAGACCCGTCGCAGCCCTACGGCTTTGACGACGGCGCACCGAAGGGCGGGTTGCCGCAGGCGATCGCCATGGCGGTCCTGTCGGTCGCCTTCTACCTGCGCTCAATGGTGAGCGGGCACACCGAAGCCGCCCGGCCCCAGACCGACGCAAGGCCGGACCAGCCGCGCCCCGCGGCGCCAGAGGATCCGCAGGTCGGCGCGGAACCCGTGGCGGCCGAGGCCGATGCGGCACCGGCGCAGGCCCCCTTCGTCGACCCCGATGCCACGGCCTTCATCGCGACCCTGTCGATCAGCACCGGCCGCAATGTCGTGTCACTGTTCCACAACACGGTGGCGCTGGACCGGGCGGGTCCGGGCGCGCTGCACGGCGGGACCGTCCCGCAGGCCGCAGGGGTCCAGACCTTCCACGGCGGCACTGCGCCGCACGCGAACAGCCTGCACCGCGGCGCTGACGTCGCAGGACCCGGCGGGCATGAGGCGCCACGTCCGGCCCCTGCCCCGCAGACGCCACACGCCCAGACACCACACGCCCAGACACCACACATCCAGACCCCGGACCCCCAGGACCCCGTGACCGACACGCCGGCACCGCCGGCGGTCCCGCCGGCCCGGCCCAACCGGGCGCCGGTGCGGCTGCGGTCCGTGACCCTTGACGACATTCTGGGCACCGGCGCGATCCTGATCGGCACCGCACACCTGCTGGAACATGTCAGCGATCCGGACGGCGACGTCCTGCGGGTCGTGGACATCACCGCCTCCGCAGGCACGCTCATCCCGGTTGCGGGCGGGTTCCTCTATACGCCGGACCCCGGCTATGCCGGTGTCGTGCAACTTGCCTATCAGGTCAGCGACGGTCAGGCCGCGGTCGCGCAGATGGCGCACCTGAACATCCGCCCCGTGTTCCAGGACGGCACGGATGCAGCCGACGTCCTGACAGGGACCGATGGCGTGGACGTGATCGCCGGGGGCCGCGGCGATGACCAGATCGCGGCACAGGGCGGCGACGATGTCATCTACGGCGGCGACGGGGCCGACCGCATCCTTGGCGGGGCCGGCGACGATCTGATCTATGGCGGGGCGGGCGACGACATCATCTATGGCGAGGCCGGGCACGACCGGATCGACGGCGGCGCGGGCCACGACATGATCTACGGTGGCGACGGGTCCGACGTCCTGACCGGCGGCGCGGGCGACGACGCGCTGTTCGGCGGCGCGGGCTCCGACATGATGGACGGCGGCACCGGTGACGATGTCCTGTCCGACGGGGCCGGGTCCGATATCGTGACCGGCGGTGCGGGGTCGGACACCGTCATCGTCAGCGCAGACCGCGCCGACGACACCTTCCGTGGCGACGCACCCGAACCGGGCGTCGCACCGGACACAGGCGCCGTCGATACGCTCGACTTCAGCGCCGTGACCGCCCCCCTGTCCATCGACATGACCACAGGTGTGGCCGAGAGCACCGACAGCGGGCACGACAGTTTTGCCGGGTTCGAGGTCGTGATCGCGGGCCGTGGCGACGACGTCATCCGCGGCAGTGCGGCGGACGAGGTGATATACGGTGCAGACGGCGCCGATGCGATCACCGGCGGGGCCGGCGATGACGCGCTGTTCGGCGGCACCGGCGACGATGTCCTGTCCGACGGGGCCGGGTCCGATATCGTGACCGGCGGTGCGGGGTCGGACACCGTCATCGTCAGCGCGGACCGCGCCGACGACACCTTCCAGGGCGACGCACCCGAACCGGGCGTCGCACCGGACACAGGCGCCGTCGATACGCTCGACTTCAGCGCCGTGACCGCCCCCCTGTCCATCGACATGACCACAGGTGTGGCCGACAGCACCGACAGCGGGCACGACAGTTTTGCCGGGTTCGAGGTCCTGATCGCGGGTCGCGGCGACGACGTCATCCGCGGCAGTGCGGCAGACGAGACCGTCGTGGACGGCGCGGGCCGCGATACCGTCACGCTGGCGGAGGGCCGCGACCGGATGGTCGTCACGCAGGACATGTCGGCGGACAGCTTCGACGGCGGTGCGGGTCAGGATACGCTGGATCTGTCGCAGATCGAGGGCCCCGTCGTGGCCGACCTCAGCACCGGGCGCGTCGCAGGCGTCACCGGCCCCGCGGACAGCTTTGACAGCTTCGAGGTCATCATCGGCACCACAGGCGGCGACCGGTTCATCATCGGCGACGGGTCCGTGACCCTGACCGGCGGTGCTGGCGACGACGTCTATTGCTTCAACACGGTCGATGGCATCGCGCAGAATACCGCGACGATCACCGACTTCGGCATCGGCGATGCGATCGAGACGCGGATCTGGCGCTTCTTCGAGGACGACGGGCGCGACGATCACGGCGGCCTGCGCCTCGATGGCGCAGCACCGCCCGACACGCTGCGGCCGCTCAACCTCAGCTTCAGCTACGAGACCGGCACCGATGGCGACACCACCCGGATCGACATCCACGAGGATGACATGTTCGACGCCTTCATCACCCTGACGGGCCACCACGTCCTGATCCTGCACGATGCCCTTTGATCTGACCAACGGAGAGACACGATGACGATGACCTATCCCGGCACGGCCCCGATGGCCCTCTCGGCAGACAAGGACGCCCTGCGCCTCTGGCCCCGGATGCTGACCGGCCTCGTGCTGGCCACGGCGCTGATCGGCGGCGTCGGCGGCTGGATCGCCACGGCCGAACTCGGCGGTGCCGTCATCTCGCAGGGCGTGGTCGTGGTCGAGGCGAACGTCCAGTCGATCCAGCACCGCGACGGCGGCATCGTCTCGGCCATCGCCGTGCGCGAAGGCGACGTGGTGACCAAGGGGCAGCTGCTGATCCGCCTCGACGACGCGCAGACGACGTCGGAACTGGCCATCGTGCAGGGCCAGACGACCGAACTGGAAGTGCGCAGCGCCCGGCTGACGGCGGAACGCGACGGCCGCGACCGGCTGGCGCTGGACCCCGACTGGATCGCCGCCCACCCCGAGGCCGCCGAGATGATCGCCGGCGAGACGAAGCTTTTCGACGGTCAGCGCCAGACCCGCGACAGCCAGCGCCAGCAGCTGGAACTGGGCATCTCGCAGATTACCGAGGAAATCGCGGGCCTGCAGGGCCAGCGCACCGCCAAGGCCGCCGATGCCACGCTGGTCGAGGCCGAATACGACCGCACCCGGTCCATGACCGAACGCAAGCTGATCGAGGTCTCGCGGCTCTACGGGGTCGAGCGCGAGCGCGTCCGCCTCGCCGGCGAGATGGGCGAGATCGAGGCCGCGATCGCCCGCGCCGCCGCCCGCACCAGCGAGATCCGCCTGCAGATCCTCGCCATCGACGACACCGCCCGCACCGAGGCGCAGCGCGAGCTGAGCACCGTCGTCACCCGGCTGGCCGAACTGACCGAACGCGAGATCGCGATCCGCGACCGGCTGAGCCGCACCGAGATCCGCGCCCCCATCGACGGCGTCGTCAACGAGCTGAACATCCACACCCTAGGCGGCGTCGTCACCCCCGCCGAGGGACTGGGCAACCTCGTCCCCGGGACAGCCCGGGTCGCCCGCCTGCGCTTTCCCGCCTTCAACCAGCGCGTCACCCCCGAACTGCGCGGCGCCATCGTCCACATCTCTCCTGCCACCACGATCGACCGCGCGACCGGCCAGTCCTACTACCAGGCCACCGTCGACATCGCCCCCGGAGAGATCGCAAAACTCCACGACAGCCACCTCATCCCCGGCATGCCCGTCGAAGTCTTCGTCACAACACAAGACCGCACCGTCGCATCATACCTCATCAAACCCATCACCGACAGATTCGCACACGCCTTCAGAGAACGCTGAAAGAGGGGGGGGCTCTGTCCGCTGACGTCCGGCGTGTTGCCACGACACGGCGCCTGACCCTGTCGGCGCAATGAAGGTGAGAGGATGAAACGAGAGCTGACACATCGGTTGTCCGGACCGGCAACCGATGTGTCCGTCGCCCCATGCCGTAACAGGACAGACCTGCGCAGGTCGGGCTGAACGGATGATGTCCGGTCCGCCGGGGGTCCTGTCAAACTTGCCAAGATTGCTCGCTTGACCGATGCTGTGGAACAGGGGGCGCCGCGGGACCGTTGGCTTGCGCGACAGACATCAGCGAAAGACAATCGACGTGGGCGAACAACAGGCAGGGCTGGCGACCGCCGGGTCGATTTTTAGACCGGACGACACGTGCTGGCGGATCGAACGCGCCAGCCGTCTGGCCTTCATTTTCGATGCGGCCGACTATTTCAAGATGCTGCGCAAGGTCATGCTGTCCGCCAGACGCGAACTGCTGCTGATCGGCTGGGATTTCGATTTCGAGATCGAGATGTATCCCGGCGAGAGCGACGATGACGGCTGCGCGCCCGACGGGATGCCCAACCAGCTTGGCGCCTTTCTGGAAGCCGTCGTGAAGCAGGCGCCCGATCTGAACATCTATATCCTGAAATGGAACGGCGCCGTGCTGGCCGCACCGGGGCGGCTTCTGCCGACGCTGGCGCTGCATGTCTTCGGCGATGACCGCATTCATTTCGCGCTGGACGGGCATCATCCCTTTGGCGCGTGCCATCATCAGAAGATCATCGTCGCGGACGATGCCTTTGCGTTCTGCGGCTGCATCGACGCCACCGAAGACCGGTGGGACACGCCCGCACATCGCCCCGACGATCCCCGCCGGGTGCGCAAGGACGGCTCGCCCTCGGAACCCTGGCACGATGTCACCTCGGCGCTGACCGGCCCCGTCGCCAGCGCCTTGGCAGAGCTGTCGCGCATGCGCTGGTTGCGCGCGACGGGCGATACGCTGTCGCGGCCCGATGTGTCGGAGGCCGAGATCTGGCCGGACACGCTGGAGGTGGCGGCACGGGACATCGACGTCGCCATCGCGCGGACCGAGCCCCCCTATGATGGCGCGCCGATGATCAACGAGATCGAGCGGCTGTACCTTGCAAGTATCGAAATGGCGCGTGACACGATTTATATCGAATCTCAGTACTTCGCGGCGGACACCATCTGTGATGCCATCGAACGCCGCCTGAAAGAGGACGGCGGTCCCGAAGTGATCGTCATCAATCCGGAGGCGGCCCTGTCCATTGTGGAAGACAAGGCGATGCACACCCTGCGGAGCCGCATGATCGACAGGCTGACACAGGTGGATCATCAGGACCGGTTCCGGATCTGGAACCCGGTCAACAGTGCCGCACAGCCGATCTATGTCCACGCCAAGATCATGATCGTGGACGACACGCTGTTGCATATCGGGTCCAGCAATCTGGACGACCGTTCCATGGGGTTCGACACGGAATGCGATATCGCCATCGCGGACAGGCCCGACGTGATCTCGGACTTTCGCAGCACGCTGTTGTGCGAGCACCTCGATACGACGCGGCAGGTTCTGGACGAGACATTGCAGCAGACCGGCAGCCTGATCGCCACGATCGAGACGCTGAATGCGGCGCAGGGGCGCGGTTTGCGGCGCATCATGCCCCTGCAGGAAGAGCCGGTCGGCTGGTTTCTGGCCAACACCCGCCTGCTGGACCCGCGTTATTATGCCAGTCAGGCCGCATCCGCCGGTGAGGGGATCAGACCCCGGCATCTGGCCCTGATGGCAGGGGGTGCCGCCTTGGGGTTCCTGAGTTGGAAGGCCTGGCAGCGCTGGATCCGGTCGCGACGATAAGGCGCCAGCCGACGCGCTGACCTTTGTTGGCAGGACGACCGTCGCTTACCCGATCAGACCCCGTCGGACCAGATTGACGCCTGCGACGATTAGAACGATCAGCGTGACCTTGCGAAACAATGCCTGATCGAACCTGTCGCCAAGGCGGAAGCCTGCCAGCATGCCCAGCATGGCTGGCAGCACCAGCAGCGCCGACAACTGCCATGTGTGCCCGTTCAGCACGCCCGATTGCAGGTGTCCCAGGAACAGCATCACCGACCCCAGACCGTAGATGACGCCCTGCACCGCCATCTGCCGGTCGCGCGGCGTTTCCAGCGCCAGCAGATACAGCACCGTCGGCGGCCCCCATGTGCCGGCCAGCCCACCCAGCGTGCCGGCGGCCAGACCTGACCCCCATTCGAACGGGCGCCGCCAGCGCGGACCGATGACGGGTTTCCAGCCCAGCAGTTGCACGACGCACAGGGCCACGACCGGCACGCCCAGAATCACGAACATCGCATCCGCCGAGATCACGGTCAGGAATTGCGCCGAAATCAGTATCATCACGCAGACGATCAGCAGATAGCGCCAGTGTTCGACGACCGCCGCCCGCGCCGGGCCCAGACCGGATCGCGCGATCTGCCAGCCATTGCTGACGAGGATCGGCAGGATGATGCCGGCGACAACCAGTTGCGGATTGATCAGGATTCCCATGCCAGAGATCATGATCAGCGGCATCGCAAAGCCGACGGCGCCTTTCACGAACCCGCCAAGCAAGGTCACGAGACAGGCGAAAACAACGAGGTGAAGCGGCAATACGGCAAGGATGTCTGTCATGATGGGCGCACTTTGCTGGATTATGATTGCCGCCGCCACGGCAAATCGACCGCGACATTTTCGTAATTTAAGGAATTGTTCTGCGCATGATTATTGCGCTGCGACTGCAAAGTCGCTATCTCTGCATCTGCAAACCAGCGAGGATTCGACCATGGCCGACGGACAGACCCCGATCAACGACAACGCTGTGCTGGCCGATCTGTGCGCCCTGACCCGCGCCAGCCTGCCTGCCGTCGATGCGGTTTTCGCCTCTGCCAAGGCCTCGGTCGGCGCGATGGTCAGTGAGGGCGGCCGCGTCTCGGCCCGGTTGATCGACATGCACCAGACCGCCGCCCACGGGCTGGCGTGGCTTGCGACCTATCATCAGGCGCTGCACCAGATGCAGGCCTGGGCCGACCGCCTGACCGCCGCCGACCGGTTCACCGAGGTCGAGCGCCTGATCCTGCAGATCGCCTTTGGCGAATACCTGTCGCAGATCGCGGGCGGCATCCAGATGAACCAGACAGAGGTCGTGCGATACGCAGACCTTGGGCTGACCCGCGCCGATCTGGCCCCCCTTGACGCAACCGCGCCCGCAGCCCTGATGATGCGCGGCAATACGCAGGCCGCGCGCACGCAGCTTGCGCAGCTGATGCAGGACCGCAGCGCAGAGCTGACGGTCGGCGCCTCCGGCCTTGATGAAGAGCTTGAGATGATCCGCGACCAGTTCCGCCGGTTCAGCCGCGAAAAGGTCGAACCCTTTGCCCACGACTGGCACCTGAAGGACGAGCTGATCCCGCTGGCGATCATCGACGAGATGGCCGAGATGGGCGTTTTTGGCCTGACGATCCCGGAAAACCTTGGCGGGTTCGGCCTGTCGAAATCCGCGATGTGCGTCGTGTCCGAAGAACTGTCGCGCGGCTATATCGGTGTCGGATCGCTGGGCACCCGGTCCGAGATCGCGGCGGAACTGATCCTGTGCGGCGGCACCGACGAGCAGAAATCCCAGTGGCTGCCGAAACTCGCATCCGGTGAAATCCTGCCGACCGCCGTCTTCACCGAACCCAACACCGGGTCCGACCTTGGCGCCCTGCGCACACGCGCGGTCCGCGACGGTGACGACTGGCAGATCACCGGCAACAAGACCTGGATCACCCACGCCTCCCGCACGCACGTCATGACCGTGCTGGCCCGGACCGAACCCGACACGACCGACTATCGCGGATTGTCGATGTTCCTCGCCGAAAAGACCCCCGGCACCGATGAGGCCCCCTTTCCCGACGCCGGTATCACCGGAGGAGAGATCGAGGTCCTCGGTTATCGCGGCATGAAGGAATACGAACTGGCGTTCGACGGCTTCAAGGTGAAGGGCGAGAACCTGCTGGGCGGCGAGACCGGCAATGGATTCAAGCAGTTGATGCAGACCTTCGAGTCCGCCCGCATCCAGACCGCCGCCCGCGCGATCGGCGTGGCCCAGTCCGCGCTGGACGAAGGCATGAAATACGCGCAGGACCGCAAGCAGTTCGGCCAGTCCCTGATCGCCTTCCCCCGCGTATCCGGCAAGTTGGCGATGATGGCGGTCGAGATCATGGTCGCCCGTCAGCTGACCTACTTCAGCGCCCACGAAAAGGACGCCGACCGCCGCTGCGACCTGGAGGCCGGGATGGCCAAGCTGCTGGGCGCCCGCGTCGCATGGGCCTGCGCCGACAATGCGCTGCAGATCCACGGCGGCAACGGTTTCGCGCTGGAATACAAGATCAGCCGCATTCTGTGTGACGCCCGAATCCTGAACATCTTCGAAGGGGCCGCCGAAATTCAGGCGCAGGTCATCGCGCGACGTCTGCTGTCCTAACCGGCATTGACCGCACGCGGCAGCCCAAGGCGCGGGTGCAACCGGCCCGCGACAAGGAACCCTGCCGCCAGCCCGATGCCACAGGCCGCAAAAACGACCGATACCGGACCCGCAAGCAGGATCAGCGAGGCCGCCGCTGGCGTGGCGATGCCAGAGGCGTCGCGGAAAGTGGCATAGACGGCGACCATCTCCGTCCGCTCTGCCGGGCGGACGGCCATCAGGAACGGCAGGCCGCCACAGACGTCCAGCAGGACCAGCGCGACCGATGCGCCCATGATGCAGGCGACCGTGACGGCCGGGACGCCG from Loktanella sp. M215 includes the following:
- a CDS encoding sulfite exporter TauE/SafE family protein: MTDILAVLPLHLVVFACLVTLLGGFVKGAVGFAMPLIMISGMGILINPQLVVAGIILPILVSNGWQIARSGLGPARAAVVEHWRYLLIVCVMILISAQFLTVISADAMFVILGVPVVALCVVQLLGWKPVIGPRWRRPFEWGSGLAAGTLGGLAGTWGPPTVLYLLALETPRDRQMAVQGVIYGLGSVMLFLGHLQSGVLNGHTWQLSALLVLPAMLGMLAGFRLGDRFDQALFRKVTLIVLIVAGVNLVRRGLIG
- a CDS encoding acyl-CoA dehydrogenase family protein; translation: MADGQTPINDNAVLADLCALTRASLPAVDAVFASAKASVGAMVSEGGRVSARLIDMHQTAAHGLAWLATYHQALHQMQAWADRLTAADRFTEVERLILQIAFGEYLSQIAGGIQMNQTEVVRYADLGLTRADLAPLDATAPAALMMRGNTQAARTQLAQLMQDRSAELTVGASGLDEELEMIRDQFRRFSREKVEPFAHDWHLKDELIPLAIIDEMAEMGVFGLTIPENLGGFGLSKSAMCVVSEELSRGYIGVGSLGTRSEIAAELILCGGTDEQKSQWLPKLASGEILPTAVFTEPNTGSDLGALRTRAVRDGDDWQITGNKTWITHASRTHVMTVLARTEPDTTDYRGLSMFLAEKTPGTDEAPFPDAGITGGEIEVLGYRGMKEYELAFDGFKVKGENLLGGETGNGFKQLMQTFESARIQTAARAIGVAQSALDEGMKYAQDRKQFGQSLIAFPRVSGKLAMMAVEIMVARQLTYFSAHEKDADRRCDLEAGMAKLLGARVAWACADNALQIHGGNGFALEYKISRILCDARILNIFEGAAEIQAQVIARRLLS